The genomic segment GGGTGATGCGCTGTACGGGCGCCCGGAGGGCGTCGAAGCACTCCTCCGCGAGGAGGGCAGCCACCTCCGCGGCGAACCCGCAGGTGCGGTTGGAATCGTCCAGGATCACCACACGTCCGGTGCGGCGGACGACCCGGAAGAGTCCCTCGCGGTCCAGGGGGAGGAGGGTGCGGGGATCCCACACCAGGAGCTGGATGCCCTCCTCGGCCAATTTCTCCGCCACCTGGAGGGCGGTCTGCACCAGGTGCCCCGTGGCGATCACCGTCACGTCGCTGCCGTCCCGCTTCACCTCGCCCACGCCCAGGGGAACCGTGTACGGCTCCTCCGGCACGGGGCCCCGGAGGGCGTAGAGGGCCGCGGGGCAGAGGACGAAGACCGGGTCGTCGTGTCGGATGGCGCTGATGAGCAGCCCCTTCATGTCGTAAGGCGTGGAAGGCAGGACCACCTTGAACCCCGCATGGAGAAGGAAGGGATAGGGGTTGTCGGAGTGTTGCCCGGCCGCGTTGTTCTTGGCACCCGCGCCCATGACCAGGTACGTGATCGGGAGCCGCACCTGCCCGCCCAGCATGTAGGGCATCTTCGCCGCCTGGTTTGCCAGCTGGTCGAAGGCCACGTACACCAGGGAGGGGATCTGGTATTCCACGATGGGCCGGAACCCTGCCATGGCCGCCCCCGTGGCGAATCCCGTGAAGGCGGCCTCGGAGATGGGCATATCGAGCACCCGCTCCGGGCCGAAGGCTTCCACGAAGCCCCGGGTGGTCCCCCGCATGCTCACCCGGATGTCCTCCCCGAGGATGAAGACCCGGGGATCCCGCTGCATCTCCTGATACAGGGCCTCCTGGATGGCCTGCAGATACCGGATCTGCCGCATCATCGCCACCCCCGCGCAGGGATTCCTTCCATGGGTTCCGCGTACATGTACTCCAGGGCCGTGGCCGGATCCGGCCAGGGGCTCTGGCGGGCGAAGGCCACGGCCTCCTCCAGGGCCCGCTCGATCTCCCCGTCGATCCCGTCGAGCTCCGCCTCCGTGGCCCATCCTCGTTCCAGCATCCGCTGACGCCAGGTGCGGATGGGGTCCCGCTGACGCCACTGCTCGATCTCCTCCTCCGTCCGGTACCGGACGTGCGGGAGATTTCGCTCCGCGGTGTAGTGTCCCGAGTAGCGATACGTCCGGCACTCCAAAAAGCTCGGTCCTCCCCCCGCCCGGGCTCGGGCCACGGCCTCCACCGCAGCCCCGTACACGGCCTCCACGTCCATCCCGTCCACCGGACGGGCGGGGATCCCGTACGCCTCCGCCCGTCGCCACAGCTCGTTGCGGGTGACGGACCGGATGGGGGTGGTGATGGCGTACAGGTTGTTCTCGCACACGAACACCACCGGCAGATCCAGGATGGCGGCGAGGTTGAGGGATTCGTGGACCACGCCCTGGTTGATGGCCCCGTCTCCGAAGAAGGCCACCACCACCCGATCCCCCTGCCGGCGGAACACGTACGCGGCACCGCACGCCATGGGACAGCCTGCGCCCACGATCCCGTTCGCGCCGTACACCCCGATCTGCACATCCGCGATGTGCATGGAGCCACCGCGGCCCCGGTTGTATCCCGTCTCCCTCCCCATGAGCTCCGCCATCATGTACCGGACGTCCCCACCCTTCGCGATCACGTGTCCGTGACCCCGGTGGGTGCTGGTGATGGCGTCGTCCGGCCTCAGGGCCGCGCACACCCCCACGGCCACCGCCTCCTGACCGATGTACTCGTGGGTGATGCCGGGGATCTCGTTGTCGTTCACCAGCTCCACCACCCGCTCCTCGAACCTGCGGATGAGACGCATCCGCCGGTACATCTCCAGGGCGAGTTCCCGCGGGATCCCCATGGCGTTGCCTCCCGGTTTCCGACTACTGCCGAACGCCCCGCGGAGTGGGGGATTGCGCCGTGAGGCCTCCGTCGATCACGATGGTCGCGCCGTTGATGTGACGGGCGAAGTCGGAGCTTAAAAACAGCACGAGCCAGGCGATCTCCTGGGGCTCCCCCAGGCGCTGGTCCGGGGTCACGGCCCGCATCCGCTCGTTGTATTCCTCCATCTGCCCGGGCTGCTTGGCCTCCACGATGGCGCGATACAGGCGCGTGTCCACGGGGCCGGGGGCGATGGCGTTCACGCGGACGCCGAAGCGTGCCACCTCCAGAGCCGCGGTCTGCGTGAGGCCCACCACCGCGTGCTTGCTGGCGCTGTAGCCCACCATGGTGGGGCTCCCGTAATAGGCGGCGATGCTGGCCGTGTTGACCACCGCGCCGCTGCGCTGCTGGATCATCACGGGAAGCACGTACTTCAGCCCGAGGAACACCCCCCGCACGTTGATGGCCATGATCCGGTCGAACTGCTCCTCGGGGAGCTCCACGATGGGGGCAAAGGCGCCCTCCCAGCCCGCGTTGTTCGCGAAGGCATCGATCCGTCCGAACCGCTCCACGGCCTCCCGGACGTACCGCTGGACGTCCTCCGAACGGGTCACGTCCGCCTGCACGAAGATCGCCTCTCCGTCTTCCCGCCGGATCTGCGCCACGGTTTCCTCGCCCCCCCGGGGGTCGAGGTCCACGCACACCACCCGGGCCCCCGCCCGCGCGAACTCCTGGCAGATGGCCCGACCGATGCCGGACCCTCCGCCCGTCACCACCGCCACCTTCCCCGTGAAGTCCACGCGCACCGCCCTCACCTCCGCTCTGCACGGCCTCGTGCCAAACGTACTCGGGCAGCAGGAGAAGCGTCAAGTGGGGCGAATCCCATAATCCCTAAAGGAAACGTCCGCCCCGGGCCCGCGGGGCTCTGGGCCTTGCGCGAGATCCACCGAAGGGGGGTGTGGGATGGACCGGGGGTTTCCCAGTCCGTTTGAGGTCATGACCCCACCGGAGTGCGAGGGGTGGGAGGAACTCTACCCCTACTACCTGCTCTTCAGCCCGGATCGGCGGGAGGAAGAGGAGGAACGGTTCTGGTTTCTCAACACCATGCACTACACGGAGCCCCTCGCGCCCTTCGACACCGTCGCCGCGGAGGCGGGGCACGTGGGGATCGGGGAGATGAGTCACCGCATCTTCCTCATCCCCGGGGCGAAGGGCATGGCGTTCCGCATCCTCCTGGGGTACGTGTACATGAGTCCCACTCCCATCACGGACCCACAGGAGGTCGAGCGCCGGACACCGTACTTCCTGCGGCGGGCGGGGAGCTACTACGAGCAGTGGGAGGAGGTCTACGGGAACTGGAAGCGAAAGGTCACGGAGGAGATCCGTGCCCTGGATTCCCTGCGGTTCCCTCCCCTCCCGGAGGTGGAGGAGGAAGCGGTGGTCCTGGAGCGGCGGGGGGTGGGGCTCGCCTGGGACGTCCTGCACGCGTACCACCGGGCCCTGGAGAGCATCTACCGCATGTGGCAGCTGCACATGGAGATCGTGATGATCGGGTTCGGGGAGTACCTCACCTTCTACCAGTTCTGCAAGCAGGCTTTCCCCGAGATCCCGGATCCGGTCATCCCCCGGATGGTGTCCGGGATCGACGTGAGCATGTTCCGGCCCAACGACGAGCTGAAGCGGCTGGCGCGGCTCGCGGTGGAGCTGGGGATCGAGGAGGCGTTCCAGGAGGGGAGGAGCTGGCAGGAGGTATGGCGCGCGCTGGAGGGCACGGAAGGAGGCCGGCGCTGGCTCGGGGAGTGGGAGCGGAGCGCGGACCCCTGGTTCTACATGAGCACGGGAGATGGGTTCCATCACACCCACCGGGCGTGGAAGGACGATCCCACACCGGTCCTCTCGGTCCTGCCCCACTACATCGAGCGGATCCGGGCCGGGGAGACCCTCGACCGGCCTCTGGAGGAACTGGTGGCGGAGCGGGACCGGATCGCCACGGAGTATCGCAGGCTCCTCCCCTCGGAGGAGGATCGGCGGGCCTTCGATCAGATGCTCCAGCTGACGCGGAAGGTGTACTACGGGATCGAGGACCACAAGTTCTACGTGGAGCAGTGGTACCAGAGCCTGTTCTGGAACAAGATCCGGGAGCTCGGGGGGCTGTTCGTGCAGCAGGGATTCTTCGAGGATCCGGAGGATGTCTTCTATCTGAAGCCCCGGGAGGTCTCGGAAGCCCTCCACGATCTTCTGCTCGCGTGGTCCGCGGGATGCGGGGCCCGAGGTCCCCGGTACTGGCGGCCGGTGATCCAGCGTCGGCGGCGGGTCCACCAGGCCCTCCGGAAGGTCACGCCCCCGCCGTTTCTGGGCCGGGTGCCGGAGGAGATGACGGATCCCGCGGTGGTCATGCTGTGGGGCTTCACCCCGGATCGGGTCCGGTCCTGGCTTGCACCCCAGGAGGAGAACGTGCTGCGGGGGATTCCGGGAGCGCCCGGGGTAGCGGAGGGACCGGCCCGGGTGGTGTTCACGGCGGAGGACCTCTCACAGGTCCGGTCCGGGGAGATCCTGGTCTGCCCCGTGACGGAGCCCAGCTGGGCTCCCGTGTTCGCGAAGATCAAGGCCACGGTGTCGGACATCGGGGGCATCATGTCCCACGCGGCCATCGTTGCCCGGGAGTACGGGATCCCCGCGGTGCTGGGAACCGGGGTGGCCACCCAGAGGATCCGCACCGGCCAGCGGATCCGGGTGGATGGGGATGCGGGAACCGTGACCCTTCTGGACTGAGGAGGTCCCCTCCGTGAGCGGCGCGGAATCCTTCGCCACCCTCCGCGACCTCGTTCAGGCGGCCCGCCGGAGGCTTGCGCCCTACGTGTGGGACTACATCTCCGGCGGGGCGGAGACGGAGACCACCCTGCGTCGGAACCGGCTGGGCTGGACGCGCTACGCCTTCCGACCCCGGGTGCTGCGGGACGTCCGGGTCCGGTCCACGGCGACCACCTTTCTGGGACACCCCCTGGCCTCACCCGTGATGCTGGCGCCCATCGGCAACCTGGGCCTGGTCCACCCGGACGGTACCCGGGCGGTGGTCCGGGCCGCGGGCCGGCGGGGGACCATCGCCTGGATCAGCACGATGTCTGAGCGTTCCTTGGAAGAGGTGGCGGAGGCCGCAGGCGGTCCCCTGGTCTTCCAGCTCTATGTGCGGGGGGATCGCGGCTGGATGCGCCGGATGGTGCGCCGGGTGGAAGCCGCGGGCTACCTGGCCCTGTGCCTGACCGTGGACGTCCCGGTGTACGGAAGACGGGAACGGGACCTCCAGAACCGGTTTCGTCCCCGCCAGGAGGCGCAACGTCCGAACCTCGCGGACATCGTCCCGGACGAGACCTACCAGGCAGCCCTCACCTGGGACGATGTGCGTTGGCTCCGAGACCAGACCTCCCTCCCCTTGGTCCTGAAGGGGATCCTCACCCCCGAGGACGCCCGGCTGGCGGTGGAGCACGGGGTGCAGGTGGTGTACGTCTCCAACCACGGGGGCCGGCAGCTGGACCACGCGCCCGCCACCGTGGACGTGCTTTCGGAGATCGTGGAGGCGGTGGGGGGTCGGGCGGAGGTGCTGGTGGACGGCGGTCTCCTGCGGGGCACGGACGTGGTGAAGGCCCTCGCCCTGGGTGCCCGGGCGGCCCTCATCGGGAAGCTCCAGTGCTGGGCCCTGGCCGCGGCAGGCCAGGAGGGGGTGGAGCGGGCTCTGGAGTTGTTGCAGGAGGAGATCAGCACCACCCTGGGGCTCCTGGGGGTAACGGAGATCGAGGAGGTGGGGCCGGAGTACCTCGCGCCGTCCCCCGTGGAGTTCTACGGGCTCGGGCGGCGGACCTGAGGGGGGTGGGAGGACGGGGGAACGGGCATCAGGAGCCGGGCGGCGGGGTCCCAAATCTTGAAGAGGGGGTGAGGTGCATGCGCTCGGTACGGAAGGTCCTGATCGTGGTGGCGTTGATGGCCCTGGGGGTGAGCGCCTACGGGTACGGGGCCACCCAGAGCGGGGGGCCCGCGAAGATCCGGATCGGCGTGGTGCACTCCCTGACGGGCCCCCTCTCTCCGGGGGTGCCGGAGGCCAGCCGGTACCAGTTCAAGATCTGGCTTGACGGGCTGAACAAGAAGGGCGGGCTATACCTCAAGAAGTTCGGCCGCCGGGTGCCCATCGAGTTCATCGAGTACGACGACCGAAGCCAGCAGGAGACCCTGATCCGGAACCTGGAGCGGCTCATCCTCCAGGACAAGGTGGACCTGATCCTTCCCCCCTACGGCACGGCCATGCACATCGCGGCCGCACCCATCTTTAACAAGTACGGTTACCCGCTGCTCGGCGTGCATGCGAGCGCGGTGGAGCTCTACAAGCGCCGGCACGAGTTCCCGTATGCCTTCTGGTTCCACGCCCAGCCCGACGTTCATGCCAAAGCCGTGACGGACATGCTCGTGCACTTCCGCCGGAGAGGAGCCATCGGACCGAGGATCGTGGCCACGTACATCGCGGATCAGCACGGATACGAGTTCTGGCCTGCGTACGAAGCGGCCCTCAAGCGAGCGGAATTTCAGATCCTGTACGTGAAGAGCTACCCCTTGCAGGTCTCGGACGTCTCCCCGCTGATCCGAGAGATGAAAGCGTTGAACCCAGACGTGTACATCTCCATCAGCTACCCCTCCGACTTTTCCCTGCTCCTGGAGCAGGCCATTGCCCAGCAGTTCAACCCGAAGATCTACTACGGAACCGTGGGGATCGCCTTCGGGGATCTTCCAAGACGGTATGGTGCGCGCACCATCGAGGGCGTGATGGGCGCGGGAGGCTGCAATCCACAGATTCCGGGCGCCAAGGAGTACTACGAGTTGTACCGGAAGGTGGTCGGCCGGCCCATCGAGTGCTGGGGCGGGGCATACATGCCCGCGGCCCTACAGGTCCTGGAGCAGGCCGTGGAGGAGGTGGGGGAGATTGACCGGAAGAAGATCCGGGACGTCATCGCCACCCGGACCTTCCGGACCATCATGGGCCCCATCCGCTTCAAGGAGCAGATGAACACCTACTGGCCCAGCATGATCGGTCAGTGGCAGGGAGGCCAGTTCCTGGGCGTGTGGGGTCTAGAGGGGCAGATCCGTCCCATGCGGGTTCCCAAGCCGGCCTGGCGAAGGTAACGGAGAAAACGGATCCGGGGGGCGCCTGAGCCAACGAGTGCCCCCCGGTTTCCTTTTCGGAGACGCGGATGGCTGGAAGCGGCACGTGGGTGGCCGTCGTCCTGGACGGCCTGATCCTGGGGGGAGTGTACGCCCTCACCGCCCTGGGGCTGAACCTCCAGTACGCGGTGGCGGGGATCCTCAACCTCGCGTACGGGGAGCTGGTGATGCTGGGGGCCCTGTTGACCTACACCCTGTACACCGCGGGGCGCCTGAGCCCCCTGGCCTCCCTCCTCGGCGTCTCGGCGGCCGCGGGCGTGGTGAGCGGTGCCGCCTACCTCGCGGGCCTGCGGAGGGTTTTCCGCATGGATCGGAGGGAAGCCGAGGTGGCCATGCTCCTCCTGACGTTTGCCCTTTTGTTCATCCTCCAGAGCTCCGCCCTCATGCTCTGGGGAGCGGAGCTGCGGCACTACACCTTCTGGAGCGAGCCGGTGTTCCTCCTGGGGCATCCCTTCAGCACGAACCGTCTGGTGGCCGCGGCGGGAGCGTTTCTGCTCAGCGGTGTGCTGTACGGGATCCTGCGGTGGTCCAGCTTGGGGCGGGTGCTGCGGGGGATGGCGGATAACCCCCGGGCCGCGCAGCTCGTGGGGGTGGGGGTGGAGCGGTATCGGCTCGTGGCCTTCGGCATCGGGGGGATGCTGGCGGGTGCTTCGGGGACCTTGCTGAGCATGTTCTGGTCCTTCAGCCCCACCGCGGGCATTGACGTGACGGTGCGGGCCCTGGTGGTGATCGTGCTCGGAGGGATCGGGAGCGTGGTGGGGAGCCTTACCGCAGGGCTGCTGCTGGGGCTCGCGGAGAGCGTGGTGAGCGCGGTTTGGGACCCTGCCCTGCGGCTCACGGTGAACTTCGCGGTGCTCACGGGGATCCTGCTCTGGCGTCCCCGGGGTCTTTTCGGGTGGCGGACGTGAGGGAGCGAGGGGAATCCGCCGCGTGGGCCACGTACTTCCTGGGGATGCTGGTCCTCCTCACGGCGCCCCGGTGGGGGTCCGCGTACCTCGTGGGATTCTTCGTGGAACTCCTCAGTTACATGGCCCTGGTGACCGCCTGGACCATCTTCTCCGGGCCCACCCGCTACTTTTCCCTGGCCACCGCCGCCTTCTTCGGCATCGGGACGTACGTGACCGTATACCTGGGCGGCCGCATCCCGGTGCTGGCTTGCGTCGCTGCGGCGGCTGTCCTGGCGTACCTGCTGGCCTCTGTGGTGGGCCTCGCGACCCTGCGGCTCAGCGGCCTGTACTTCGTGATGTTCACCTTCGGCCTGAGCGAGTTCCTCCGGCAGTTCGTGCTGTGGTTCGAGGGGCGGCTCTTCCGGAAGGTGGGCCGGATCGTGAGCGTACCCTTCGGCGACCTGGATCTGTACTACACCCTATGGGGGATTACCGCGGTGCTTCTCCTGAGCGCGTTCCTGCTGCGCAGGTCCCGACTGGGGTATGCGCTGCGGGCCATCGGGGAGGACGAGCTGGCCGCCTCCCACGCAGGGGTGGACGTCTCCCGGGTGAAGATCCGGGTGTTCGCGGCGACCGCGAGCGCCATGGCGGTGGTGGGGGCCATCCTGGCTCCCCGGTGGGCCTACGTGCTCCCCGACATGGCCTTCGATCCCACCCGGTCGTTCCAGGTGGTCCTCATGGCCATGCTCGGTGGGATCCGGCACAGCTATGGTCCGTTGTTGGGGACCATCCCGCTGCTCCTCCTCTACGAATGGCTGTACGCCCGTTACCCCTACCCCTTCATGTTCGTGCTGGGCCTCCTCCTCGCGGTCCTGGTCCTGTACGCGCCCGGGGGCGTGTCCGGGATGGTGGAGGGGATCCTGCAGCGGACAGAGGAGCGCCGGCAGGAGGCGGGGCGGATTCGGGCAGAGGAACTGGGGCGCGTGGAGGGGAGCGAGGGGTAGATGCTGGAGGTGCGGGGCGTGAGCCGGCGGTTCGGGGGCCTGGAGGCCCTGGTGGGGGTGGACCTCGTGGCGCGGGCCGGACAACTGGTGGCCGTTATCGGCCCGAACGGGTCGGGGAAGACCACCCTCCTGAACGTCATCAGCGGCGTTCTCAGGCCGGACGCGGGAACGATCCGATGGGAGGGCCGGGACATCACGGGATGGCCCCCTCACCGGGTGGCGCACCTCGGCATCGGCCGGACCTTTCAACGTCCCCGCATCATGGAGGCGATGACGGTGCGGGAGAACATCGGTCTGGGCTTCCTCTTCCGGGCCCGGGGCCTCCCCGTGGCCCAGGCCATGGCGAGGGCAGAGGAGGTGGGGGAGGAGGTGGGACTCGGAGGTCGGCTGGACGTTCCCGCGGGCGACCTCACCTACATTGATCAGAAGCGACTGGAGCTGGCCCGCGCCCTCGCGGGGGATCCGAGGCTCCTCCTGCTGGACGAGTGGCTGGCGGGACTCACGGAAGGGGAACTCCAGGTGGGCCTGGAGCTCCTGAGGCGGCTGCGGGCCCAGGGCAGGGCGGTGATCCTGGTGGAACACGTGATGTCCGCGGTGCGTGCCGTCGCGGACCGGGTGGTGGTGCTGCACGCGGGTCGAAAGATCTTGGAGGGAGAGCCGGAGGAGGTGCTCACCCACCCGGAGGTGGTGGCCACCTACCTCGGGCAGGACACCGGATGCTGAGGGTCGCGGGCCTTACCGTTTTCTACCGCAAGCACAGGGCCCTGCAGGACGTCCACCTGGAACTCCATCCTCGGGAGACGGTGGCCGTCATCGGGGCGAACGGCGCGGGCAAGTCCACCCTCCTGCAGGCCATCGCGGGGCTCGTGCGCCCCCAACCCGGAGCACGCATCGAGTACGAGGGGAAATCCGTCCTGGGATGGAGCCCCGAGCGCCTGGCCCGGGCCGGGGTGGTACTGGTGCCCGAGGGCCGGGAGCTGTTCACGGGGATGACGGTGTACGAGAACCTCCTGCTCGGCGCGCACGGGGTGCGGGATCGGTCCACGGTCCACCGGAGGCTGGAGTGGGTTTGGACCCTCTTTCCCCGCCTTCGGGAGCGCCACGGCCAGCTGGCGGGAACCCTCAGCGGGGGAGAGCAGCAGATGTTGGCCATCGCGCGGGGGCTCATGGCCGGTCCCCGGCTGCTCCTCCTGGATGAGCCCTCCTTGGGGCTTGCACCCCTCATCGTCCGGGAGGTGTTCCAGGTGCTGCAGAGGATTCAGGCGGAGGGCTGCGCCATCCTCCTGGCGGAGCAGAACGTGCGCATGAGCCTTCGGGTGGCCCAGAGGGGCTACGTACTGGAGACCGGCCGCGTGGTGCGCCACGGGACCGCGGCGGAGCTGGCGCGGGACGAACTCGTGCAGCGGGCCTACCTGGGGGGGTGAGCCCTCGTCCATCGAGCTCCGGGGCCTCTCCCAGACCTCCGGTTTCTCATCCCCCACCGTGGCGAACTTGTGTGCGATTCCCCGGTCCGTTGACAGGGGTCGGTCCATTTGTATATGCTGCAGCCGATTCGGGGTGCGGTTGATGGGCAGGCACGGGTGCGGTCTATAGGTCGGCCGGGGAGGGGGGCGGGGCACCGGAGCCCAGGGATCCTCTCCACACGAATCCAGTCCTTCCGGGAGGTCGCGGATGCTGCAGGTGGATCACCTCGGCGTGGTCGTCCGGGACATGGAGGAGGCGCTCCGGTTCTTCGTGGACGTTCTGGGGGGGAAGGTGGTCTCCCACCAGAAGAACGTCATGGGCCGAGAGATCGATCTCGCGTTCGTGGAAGCGTGCGGGATCACCTTTGAGCTCCTCTACCCGTGGGGAGAGACCCATCCGCTTCGGACCTACCTCCAGCAGGTGGGTCCCAGCGTCCACCACATCGCCCTGCGCAGCGAGAACGTGGAGGACACGGTGCAGCGGCTCGATTCCTGGAACATCCGGCCGGAGGGACCACCGGCCATCGTGGGGGGGACCCGGATGGTGCAGTGGCTCGCCCCGGAGGGCACTCTTGGGCTGAGGATCCAACTCCTGGGACCGGTCCCCTCCCGGGCCTCCGAAAGCCAGTAGAGGAGGCGGTCCATGGGGCGCGTACCCATCGCCACCCGGGCGCTCCCCTGGGAGGGGGTTGCCCGGACCTGGCGCTCCGCGGCCCAAGCCGCGCTCCAACCCGCCGTGGGTCTGAGCGTCCTGGTGGCCCTGGCGTTGGGCTGGCTGCTGCTGGCTCCCCTCGGCACCCTGATCTTCGCGGCTTTCCGGGAGGGCACCAACGTCCTTCCCTTCGAACCCGCCTCCCGCTGGACGTTGCAGAACTTCCTCTCGGTGTTCACCAATCCCGTCCTGTACCGGCGGGTGCTCGCGGACACCGCCCTCTACACCCTGGGGAGCTGCGCGGTGGGCCTATTGGTGGGGACGGGGTTCGCGTGGCTGGTGGAGCGCACGGACCTCCCCGGCCGGCACTTGGTCTACGTGGCCCTGCTGGTGCCTCTATTGGTGCCGCCCATCGTGGTGAGCATCGGGTGGGTGATGCTGCTGGGGCCCCGCGCGGGGCTGTTGAACGTTCTGCTGCGGGCCCTGGTGGGAATGGAGGCCACGGGGAACGGTCCCCTCAACATCTTCAGCATGTGGGGGATGATCCTGGTTCAAGGATTTGGGCTTGTGCCCCTGGTGTTCGTCCTCATGGCCTCCGCCTTCCGCAACCTGGACTGGACCCTGGAGGAAGCCGCATGGGTGTGCGGGGCTTCTCAGCTGCGGTCCCTGGTGCGGGTGGTCCTTCCCATGCTGTTCCCCGCGGTGGGTTCGGTGGCCATCCTCTCCCTCATCCTCACCCTGGAGAGTTTTGAGGTTCCCCTGCTCCTGGGCGTCTCCGCGGGGGTTCAGGTCTACAGCACGTGGATCTACTATGCCCTCAATCCCGCGGCGACTCTTCCGAACTACGGGCAGGTGGCTGCCCTCGCGGTTCCGGGACTCCTGGTGGGCATGGTGGGGTTGTGGGCGTACAACCGGGCCACGCAGCTGGCGGAGCGGTACGCGGTGGTGCGGGGGAAGGGGTTCCGGGGCGGGGTTCGGGAGCTCGGGAGGGTCCGGTACGTGGCCATCGGGCTCGTGGGCCTGTACCTCCTGGTGACCGTGGGACTTCCCGTGGGCGTGCTCATCGTGACGAGCCTCTTCCCGGAGGCGGTCCGGACGGGGTTCCAGCAGTGGGGACCGCCGAACCTGGACGCGTACCGCAAGGTGCTCACGGATGCGCAGACGGTCCTCTCCCTCCGGAA from the Armatimonadota bacterium genome contains:
- a CDS encoding transketolase C-terminal domain-containing protein is translated as MRQIRYLQAIQEALYQEMQRDPRVFILGEDIRVSMRGTTRGFVEAFGPERVLDMPISEAAFTGFATGAAMAGFRPIVEYQIPSLVYVAFDQLANQAAKMPYMLGGQVRLPITYLVMGAGAKNNAAGQHSDNPYPFLLHAGFKVVLPSTPYDMKGLLISAIRHDDPVFVLCPAALYALRGPVPEEPYTVPLGVGEVKRDGSDVTVIATGHLVQTALQVAEKLAEEGIQLLVWDPRTLLPLDREGLFRVVRRTGRVVILDDSNRTCGFAAEVAALLAEECFDALRAPVQRITRPDVPVPFSPPLEQAVLPGAAQLLQAVRRVLEWKREPSVVVP
- a CDS encoding thiamine pyrophosphate-dependent dehydrogenase E1 component subunit alpha, which translates into the protein MGIPRELALEMYRRMRLIRRFEERVVELVNDNEIPGITHEYIGQEAVAVGVCAALRPDDAITSTHRGHGHVIAKGGDVRYMMAELMGRETGYNRGRGGSMHIADVQIGVYGANGIVGAGCPMACGAAYVFRRQGDRVVVAFFGDGAINQGVVHESLNLAAILDLPVVFVCENNLYAITTPIRSVTRNELWRRAEAYGIPARPVDGMDVEAVYGAAVEAVARARAGGGPSFLECRTYRYSGHYTAERNLPHVRYRTEEEIEQWRQRDPIRTWRQRMLERGWATEAELDGIDGEIERALEEAVAFARQSPWPDPATALEYMYAEPMEGIPARGWR
- a CDS encoding glucose 1-dehydrogenase, coding for MRVDFTGKVAVVTGGGSGIGRAICQEFARAGARVVCVDLDPRGGEETVAQIRREDGEAIFVQADVTRSEDVQRYVREAVERFGRIDAFANNAGWEGAFAPIVELPEEQFDRIMAINVRGVFLGLKYVLPVMIQQRSGAVVNTASIAAYYGSPTMVGYSASKHAVVGLTQTAALEVARFGVRVNAIAPGPVDTRLYRAIVEAKQPGQMEEYNERMRAVTPDQRLGEPQEIAWLVLFLSSDFARHINGATIVIDGGLTAQSPTPRGVRQ
- a CDS encoding PEP-utilizing enzyme codes for the protein MDRGFPSPFEVMTPPECEGWEELYPYYLLFSPDRREEEEERFWFLNTMHYTEPLAPFDTVAAEAGHVGIGEMSHRIFLIPGAKGMAFRILLGYVYMSPTPITDPQEVERRTPYFLRRAGSYYEQWEEVYGNWKRKVTEEIRALDSLRFPPLPEVEEEAVVLERRGVGLAWDVLHAYHRALESIYRMWQLHMEIVMIGFGEYLTFYQFCKQAFPEIPDPVIPRMVSGIDVSMFRPNDELKRLARLAVELGIEEAFQEGRSWQEVWRALEGTEGGRRWLGEWERSADPWFYMSTGDGFHHTHRAWKDDPTPVLSVLPHYIERIRAGETLDRPLEELVAERDRIATEYRRLLPSEEDRRAFDQMLQLTRKVYYGIEDHKFYVEQWYQSLFWNKIRELGGLFVQQGFFEDPEDVFYLKPREVSEALHDLLLAWSAGCGARGPRYWRPVIQRRRRVHQALRKVTPPPFLGRVPEEMTDPAVVMLWGFTPDRVRSWLAPQEENVLRGIPGAPGVAEGPARVVFTAEDLSQVRSGEILVCPVTEPSWAPVFAKIKATVSDIGGIMSHAAIVAREYGIPAVLGTGVATQRIRTGQRIRVDGDAGTVTLLD
- a CDS encoding alpha-hydroxy acid oxidase: MSGAESFATLRDLVQAARRRLAPYVWDYISGGAETETTLRRNRLGWTRYAFRPRVLRDVRVRSTATTFLGHPLASPVMLAPIGNLGLVHPDGTRAVVRAAGRRGTIAWISTMSERSLEEVAEAAGGPLVFQLYVRGDRGWMRRMVRRVEAAGYLALCLTVDVPVYGRRERDLQNRFRPRQEAQRPNLADIVPDETYQAALTWDDVRWLRDQTSLPLVLKGILTPEDARLAVEHGVQVVYVSNHGGRQLDHAPATVDVLSEIVEAVGGRAEVLVDGGLLRGTDVVKALALGARAALIGKLQCWALAAAGQEGVERALELLQEEISTTLGLLGVTEIEEVGPEYLAPSPVEFYGLGRRT
- a CDS encoding amino acid ABC transporter substrate-binding protein, with translation MRSVRKVLIVVALMALGVSAYGYGATQSGGPAKIRIGVVHSLTGPLSPGVPEASRYQFKIWLDGLNKKGGLYLKKFGRRVPIEFIEYDDRSQQETLIRNLERLILQDKVDLILPPYGTAMHIAAAPIFNKYGYPLLGVHASAVELYKRRHEFPYAFWFHAQPDVHAKAVTDMLVHFRRRGAIGPRIVATYIADQHGYEFWPAYEAALKRAEFQILYVKSYPLQVSDVSPLIREMKALNPDVYISISYPSDFSLLLEQAIAQQFNPKIYYGTVGIAFGDLPRRYGARTIEGVMGAGGCNPQIPGAKEYYELYRKVVGRPIECWGGAYMPAALQVLEQAVEEVGEIDRKKIRDVIATRTFRTIMGPIRFKEQMNTYWPSMIGQWQGGQFLGVWGLEGQIRPMRVPKPAWRR
- a CDS encoding branched-chain amino acid ABC transporter permease — translated: MAGSGTWVAVVLDGLILGGVYALTALGLNLQYAVAGILNLAYGELVMLGALLTYTLYTAGRLSPLASLLGVSAAAGVVSGAAYLAGLRRVFRMDRREAEVAMLLLTFALLFILQSSALMLWGAELRHYTFWSEPVFLLGHPFSTNRLVAAAGAFLLSGVLYGILRWSSLGRVLRGMADNPRAAQLVGVGVERYRLVAFGIGGMLAGASGTLLSMFWSFSPTAGIDVTVRALVVIVLGGIGSVVGSLTAGLLLGLAESVVSAVWDPALRLTVNFAVLTGILLWRPRGLFGWRT
- a CDS encoding branched-chain amino acid ABC transporter permease → MRERGESAAWATYFLGMLVLLTAPRWGSAYLVGFFVELLSYMALVTAWTIFSGPTRYFSLATAAFFGIGTYVTVYLGGRIPVLACVAAAAVLAYLLASVVGLATLRLSGLYFVMFTFGLSEFLRQFVLWFEGRLFRKVGRIVSVPFGDLDLYYTLWGITAVLLLSAFLLRRSRLGYALRAIGEDELAASHAGVDVSRVKIRVFAATASAMAVVGAILAPRWAYVLPDMAFDPTRSFQVVLMAMLGGIRHSYGPLLGTIPLLLLYEWLYARYPYPFMFVLGLLLAVLVLYAPGGVSGMVEGILQRTEERRQEAGRIRAEELGRVEGSEG
- a CDS encoding ABC transporter ATP-binding protein, encoding MLEVRGVSRRFGGLEALVGVDLVARAGQLVAVIGPNGSGKTTLLNVISGVLRPDAGTIRWEGRDITGWPPHRVAHLGIGRTFQRPRIMEAMTVRENIGLGFLFRARGLPVAQAMARAEEVGEEVGLGGRLDVPAGDLTYIDQKRLELARALAGDPRLLLLDEWLAGLTEGELQVGLELLRRLRAQGRAVILVEHVMSAVRAVADRVVVLHAGRKILEGEPEEVLTHPEVVATYLGQDTGC